One genomic window of Cololabis saira isolate AMF1-May2022 chromosome 3, fColSai1.1, whole genome shotgun sequence includes the following:
- the LOC133440399 gene encoding endogenous retrovirus group 3 member 1 Env polyprotein-like: MHRKPAGTIFFLGVFVLTTVGASERNHAGSDSPEVDELQHPRLRRLAEEQGSSAGHRGPEADALYTPKHSHLSQEQNRHPCKHHKRDLTVYQEKITPKIYETQPSTNTYLQLAKMVAENSPHPDNCYVCGFIPHSTKEGLPLMTLPITSCDTCYILNLNSSYGHCKCHKPPQMRQMYCDKIHTSCYSCSTPIPLTLTMIPKTLKWCVEGKGTIHLGISNCDSTYSPSEEPLVKPKTSQNPLPDSIKDYNYLATMVNRCSIPLPKGVYWICGMKAYEYLPNDWSGICGLGHVVPAMRIVAVPPKVRIVKRELYTHTQTPWTRFFGALVPNYGVMAALDQIRDLSHAVEDLANTTAKGMSMLSQEMTAVRMMALQNRAALDYLLASQGGTCAVIKTECCTFIPNHNATIQEITDHLKNIANTLHTPVTTSLFGWFREQLGHVGYLIFEFALLGFVLLIVIWLLITCLRFTCKICMAQTTTTIMYSTVIPPLPSVEEENSDFLFKIGIDCT; encoded by the coding sequence ATGCACCGGAAACCAGCTGGTACCATCTTCTTCCTGGGGGTCTTCGTCCTCACCACCGTCGGAGCCAGTGAAAGAAACCACGCAGGCTCGGACAGCCCAGAAGTAGATGAACTTCAACACCCCAGACTTCGACGACTggcagaggagcaggggagcagcgcAGGCCACAGAGGCCCAGAAGCAGATGCATTATACACGCCAAAACACTCACATCTGTCGCAGGAACAAAACAGACACCCTTGCAAACACCACAAACGAGACCTAACCGTTTACCAGgagaaaataactcctaaaatatATGAAACACAACCCTCAACAAACACATACCTCCAACTGGCAAAAATGGTTGCTGAAAATAGCCCACACCCTGATAACTGTTATGTGTGTGGGTTCATTCCACACAGCACAAAAGAAGGACTCCCATTAATGACTCTGCCCATTACTTCATGTGACACCTGTTACATTTTGAACCTCAATTCCTCTTATGGGCATTGCAAATGTCACAAACCCCCCCAAATGAGACAAATGTATTGTGATAAAATTCACACTAGCTGTTATTCCTGCAGCACACCGATTCCTCTCACCCTCACCATGATCCCAAAGACATTAAAGTGGTGTGTTGAAGGCAAAGGAACTATCCACCTAGGAATATcaaactgtgactccacatactctccttctgaagaaccgcttgttaagcctaaaacaagccaaaatccactgcccgattccattaAAGATTATAactaccttgctacaatggttaatcgctgttccatacctctaccaaaaggtgtttactggatttgtggcatgAAGGCTTACGAATATCTTCCAAACGATTGGTCTGGTatatgtggtctgggccatgtggtaccagccatgagaatcgtCGCTGTACCACCGAAAGTTCGCATTGTTAAAAGAGAATTGTACACTCACACCcaaacaccatggacaagattttttggtgccctcgttccaaattacggagtcatggcagctttggatCAGATAAGGGACCTATCTCATGCAGTTGAAGACTTAGCAAATACCACAGCAAAGGGCATGTCTATGCTTTCACAAGAGATGACTGCTGTAAGGATGATGGCCTTGCAAAATCGTGCTGCATTGGACTACttattagcttctcaagggggaacttgtgctgtgattaaaactgaatgCTGTACCTTTATACCTAACCACAATGCCACCATCCAAGAAATAACAGATCacttgaaaaacattgctaacacattacatacacctgtcacgactagtttgtttggttggtttagagaacagttaggacacgttggttacttgatatttgaatttgctttatTGGGGTTTGTACTCCTAATTGTTATTTGGCTTCTGATTACATGtctaaggttcacttgcaaaatatgtatggctcaaactactactacaatcatgtactccactgtaattcCACCTCTACCGTCAGTGGAGGAGGAAAATTCAgactttctgttcaaaattgGGATTGACTGTActtaa